The proteins below come from a single Papaver somniferum cultivar HN1 chromosome 11, ASM357369v1, whole genome shotgun sequence genomic window:
- the LOC113324572 gene encoding uncharacterized protein LOC113324572 produces MTLEFSSRGLTQSFPTSKIFFKKMKENEFVEMKLDSPTKSVGSTGIKTPRIESGGSIQFEDKEEDFIENKKIDDDQEASKKNCSDSGMKKDQRNLQERNNGGGLHIWKWRITGIGALCSLGITAATICIFIIGNRKKHHQQNQKFRFQSYAEDNELISYKRKDMFIYTTVR; encoded by the exons TTCAAAAATCTTTTTTAAGAAAATGAAGGAGAACGAATTCGTGGAAATGAAATTAGACTCCCCCACAAAGTCTGTTGGGTCTACAGGAATTAAGACACCAAGAATTGAATCAGGAGGATCAATTCAATTTGaggataaagaagaagatttcaTAGAGAATAAGAAAATTGATGATGATCAAGAGGCGTCGAAGAAGAATTGTTCGGATTCGGGTATGAAAAAAGATCAAAGAAACTTACAAGAAAGGAACAACGGTGGTGGTTTGCATATTTGGAAGTGGAGGATAACTGGAATTGGAGCTCTCTGTTCTCTAGGAATCACTGCAGCTACTATCTGTATTTTCATTATAGGAAACAGAAAAAAACATCATCAGCAGAATCAAAAATTCAGATTTCAGAGTTATGCAGAAGACAACGAG CTTATAAGCTATAAAAGGAAGGACATGTTTATCTATACGACTGTTAGATAa